Part of the Danio rerio strain Tuebingen ecotype United States chromosome 12, GRCz12tu, whole genome shotgun sequence genome, gtgtgtgtgtgtgatgctgaaatatgtgtttatatttatatctggACATGACAGCTCTTCTCTATTCCCTTGACTACAAACATATAAACGAAAGAGCGCAGATCCTGCAACTTCCTGCCGCTCATTTCCTGTTTGACCAGAGCAGGGCGGGCGTAGGTGTGTGTTTATTTGGGGAACGCTTATATTCAGCTGATGGACATTCAGAGTCAGTGACTGCAGATAAGCAGAGGGGCGTGGTCAGTGTTGACCAGAGCAACacttacagtgtgtgtgtatgtgtgtgtgtgtctgtgtgtgtgtgtgtgtctgtgtgtgtgtgtgagagtcctgagtgtgtgtgtttgtgtgtcccgTAGGACAGACTGCACAGACTCTGGGAAACTGACCTCTCTGAGTGTCTGTCATACAGCTGCAGCTCATctctctcgtgtgtgtgtgtgtgtgtgtgtgtgtgtgtgtgcaggatcaGGATTGAGGAGGAATACGCCAAAAACCTGTCTAAACTCTCACAGACTCCACTGGCGGCGCAGGAGGAAGggtacgacacacacacacacacacacacacacacacacacacacacagatacacatacatgttcacacacatacaaacgcaTGCACAGTTTCTCACACAGacacatttttacacacacacacacacacacacatacgtgcacacacacacacacatacgtgcacacacacacgcacgcacacagtgTCATACAGATGTGCAGAAATGACGTCaagccggtgtgtgtgtgtttttgtgtgtatttctttatgtgtgtgtgtgtgtgtgtgtgtgtgtgtgtgttttccatcgTCCAGTGTGACTGATTTTTGCTCCTGCACTGAATGCTGGGATTGTTTCACACACAATGCCGAGCGTGTCCCAGAATCCCCGGCggcccacagacacacacacacacaatcccagCATTCTCTGCTCTGAGTCTCAttgtgtggagtgtgtgtgttccTGAACGCTGCGCTCGCGTCACTGACATGCAGAGTCACCAGAGGTCACGACCTTTGACCCTGAGCAACTGACCTCTGAGGGCCGCTACAGAACAGAGCCGCTTCAGAgcattagcacacacacacacacacacacaaatatacaaatatacaaaaatacatactcATACACACGCATAatcagacagaaacacacacacacacacacacacacacggaaatacatgcaaacacacacacacacacaaatatacagaaATACATACTCATACACACCCACAATCAGacagagacagaaacacacacacacacacacacactctctctcacacacacattcacacactctgtctcacacacagactgaaatacacacatttattaaacatacacATACGTGAagtaaaaacacacatacatgctcacacacaacactctcggtcacacacacacacacacacacacacacacactggcaatGGGGTGAGCAGAATACTCCAGTTCTCCTCAACACAACGCTTCAGCTCTCCTCATGGTTATTCTGCGTGTTTTCAGGGGAATCTCTCttgattttgactcattatttctgaacacaGCACTGTATTCTGGACACTCGTCTGGAGACGCTGACTGATTTCACAGTTCTCAGATATCTGGActaaacacagacacaaactcaGAGTGAGAGCGGAAAGACAAACATCCCAAACATCTGTGGAATGAGGCGTCCAGACCCGCTCAGTCTGATCATTCTGTGCACaacactggcacacacacacacacacacactcactcacacacacacacacacacacacacacacacacacacacacacacacacataacttcAGCATGCAGATGTGCTAAGGAAAGTTCTGGACGAGTCTTTAATAAACTGAATAATTAATAAGGATATAAATAAACTCGGGcacagtggctcattggttagctctgcaagaaggtcgctggtttgagtcccggctgggtcagttggtgtttctgtgtggagtttgcatgttctccccgtgttggatgtgggtttcctccgggtgctccggtttcagtccaaacacatgcgctatagggggaccgatcaactacactgaccatagtgtatgagtgtgtgtgtgaacgagtgtgtgtgtgtgtttcccagtactgggttgcagctggaagggcatccactgtgtaaaacatatgctggaaaagttggtggttcattccactgtggtgacctctgatgaataatgATACTAAGCTGAtgaatgatattaataaaagtgtgtgtgtgtgtgtgtgtgtgtgtgtgtgtgtgtttctcagaaCTCTTGGAGAGGCCTGGACTCAGCTGAAGAAAAGCCTGACGGACGAAGCAGAGGTTCATCTCAAGTTCTCCTCTAAGGTGAAGcaggttaaacacacacacacacacgcacactcacacttaaacacactcacatacacacatacagatacAACCACATACgctcacttgcacacacacacacatacatacgaaGACACACACTCCTGAACGGTGAACTGAATGGTGCTGCTCTACACACACAGCTGGACTGCAGGAATGTGGCCTGTGGTGTGTTTCACTCTCTGAAGAACACTGCAGCagatgtctcacacacacacacacacacacacacacacacacacacacagaaatgcacacaaacaacaacaaacttacagagatgcatacacaaacacacacaaaaatacagatacttgtgcagaaatgcacgcacacacatacatagagatgcagtctcacatacacacacacacacacacacactcacaaatatgCACACAGAAATAcagatacatgcacacacacacagacaaaaacagagatacatgcacacacatgtacacaaatgcacacatactCAGAGGGATGCATGCACGCACGCGCGCacggacgcacacacacacacacagtgacagtATTTAAATGACTAACAGGGGAATTACAGAGTAAGAATGGGCAACAAAAACTAGGATGTTGCTCCAGGCTGCAGTTTCtggttcagtgtgtgtgtgtgtgtgtgtgtgtgtgtgtgtgtgtgtgtgtgtgtgtgtgtgtgtgcgtgtgtatgtgtgtgtgtgtgtgttggtgtgtgtgtgtgtgtgtgtgtgtgtgtgtgtgtgtgtgtgtgtgtgtgtgtatgtgtgtgtgtgtgtgtgttggtgtgtgtgtgtgctcgccaAATAGAAGTTTTCTTCTCACAGTCCTACTTTTTAGAATCAgaagaaacaaaaacattgtgTGTCAGAGATGCTTagttattgtgtgtatgtgtgtgtatatgtgtgtgtttattgtgtgtatattgtgtgtgcatattgtctgtatgtgtatgttttgtgtgtatgtgtgtgtatgttgtgtgtgtgtatattgtgtgtatatttgtgtatattgtgtatatatgtgtctatgttgtgtgtgtgtatattgtgtgtatattgtgtgtatatgtgtatgttttgtgtgtatatgtttgtatatatgtgtgtgtgtgtgtgtataatgtgtgtatagtgtgtatatgtgtatgttttgtgtgtatatgtttttatatatgtgtgtgtgtgtgtgtgtgtatagtgtgtgtatgtgtatgttttgtgtgtatatgtttgtatatatgtgtgtgtgtatatagtgtgtgtatgtgtatgttttgtgtgtatatgtttgtatatatatgtgtgtgtgtatatagtgtgtatatgtgtatgttttgtgtgtatatgtttgtatatatgtgtgtgtgtgtgtgtgtgtatagtgtgtgtatgtgtatggtttgtgtgtatatgtttgtatatatgtgtgtgtgtatatagtgtgtgtatgtgtatgttttttgtgtatatgtttgtatatatgtgtgtgtgtgtgtatagtgtgtgtatgtgtatgttttgtgtgtatatgtttgtatatgtgtgtgtgtatatagtgtgtgtatgtatatgttttgtgtgtatatgtttgtatgtgtgtgtgtgtgtgtatagtgtgtatatgtgcatgttttgtgtgtatattgtgtatatgtgtgtgtgtgtgtgtgtgtatattgtgtgtatttgtgtgtatgtgtgtgtgtctaacgcAACTCTTCCTCTTCAGCTTCACAGTGAGGTGGAGAAGCCTCTGCTGGCGTTTCGGGAAAACTTCAAGAAGGACATGAAGAAGTTTGACCATCAGATGTCAGACCTGCGCAAGCAACTGTCCAGCCGGCACGCGGCCGTGGAGAAGGTCTGACAGTTTTTTCTTTACTGTATTACGCGATGCTGAAATCCTGAAAAATCTCTTCTTTATGGGGCAATAAAGTATGCAAACAAACATCTGTATTCATCACACTGCTGTCTGGAATactgattggtcagtcgtgacattACCCGGTTAGTTTAGTAAGAGATAATGTAGATCCAGCAGGGTGTTCTCTCAGAATAAAGCCAGACAGGTTCATCAGCAGCTGCTGTGGAGGACTGAAGGgtttattctgagataacaaccgcCTGGATGTGCTTTATCCTGATTATTACACGGCTGCTggccacaaaacataaacaatagacactaaacattgttctgagccctaacagtttattatttaattaaatgcaaagctgacagaaacagctgatggagtatacactaacctgcacagtattcagacactagatggcggcAAAAACAGCCTCCTGGAGCTACCTCATCCCTAACACACAGCAGATCCTCTGGCTCTTCTCCAGTTTCATGGATTTTTCTCATGCATTATTAAAGTCCAGCATGTGTTCTGGAGAAGAGGAGTGTTTCCGTCTCTGGAGCCCGTCGGGTTTCTATAAATAATCTCCTGCCCTTTATTACAATGACCTTCTCATGCCGCACTTACTGGACAAACGCCAACACTCTTCACACTGTGTAATTCTGCAAACACACGTGTGCTAATCTGAGGGATTAAAACAAGCACCTGATGAAGTTGTTTCACATGAACAATGTTGTTTTATCCAGCATTcttaagaaactcaaacaggtttgaacgACGAGGAAATGAAGACAGCATGTTAATTTGTGGGTGCACTGTCGCTTTAAGTGCTCAAATCTTAAATCTAAATCGTTGGTGTCTGGTCTTCGGTCTCTAGACTCTATTGATTTACTGGTGTCTTCCAGACATCTCCAGATGCTCCAGAACTGAAGATGTAGAGAATGAAACAGGTTCTGTCTCCTCTTCATCAGGCCCGTAGAGCTCTGGCTGACCGGCAGAAGGATCTGGAGTCCAAAACTCAGCAGATGGAGATTAAAGTCAACAGTAAGACGGAGGAGGACATCAAGAAAGCGCGACGGAAATCCACACAGGCGGGTGAGTGGATCAGCAGTGACGCATCATATACTGACATTCACCATGAGACAAACACCAGGCTGATTCAAAATGCTGGAAAATCTCTGGGATCATAATTGACTGGAATCCCACATGAACAACCACGAGAGTCATTCATttatactagtgtttttgagcaAAACACTACAGAATACACAAGAtctcactcgtatagttttaaatggggaaaagtgaaATGGCCACTCTAGTGaagaaagccccgcctactagtaaaggagccaatcatcaatcactaTAGACTAATGTTCTCAGGAggaggggctcagaccagacgtgtgtACTTTACCACCGTGTCTGTGGCCATGCGCATGTGCAGCTTCGGCAGCTTGATCGCACTCATCGTTTTCTGTAGTTCAAACACTTAGCAACTAAATTTGAGACACTGTTGTTGTTCAATTTCATTGATGTTTCCAGATTTTAAATGTAATCTTAAGCTTGGCTAACAGCTTTGGAGAATTATACGTTtctccattcagacagaatgcctgagtgTACTGGCCGAGAGGCGTTTTACAGATGttcgccgagtgaaatgacttgcctcaaAGAGACTTTggctatagtaaagtacttcaatCGTTCTGTtctggtgattctacagttgctatggtaacacaacaactatagtaattgattgttgtggtgattctgtgattctacagttgctatggtgacagctactaaagtaattgatctgttgtggtgattctcttgttgctatggtaacacaacacgtatagtaattgatctgttgtggggatTCCACAGTTACTATGGTGACAAAACAACCATTATAATTTATTTGCTGTgctgattccacagttgctatggtaactcaacaactatagtaattgctCTGCTgtgatgattctatagttgctacgataacacaacagctatagaaATTCatctgtggtgattctacagttgctatggtaacacaacaactatagtaattaattaaataatttttttgtggtAATTCTATCGTAATTAATTTGCTGTGGTAATTACAAAGATGCCATGGTAAGGCAACTATAGaacttgatctgttgtggtgattctacagttgctatggtaacacatcaatattaatataaacaaatgactcaaTACTGTCATTTCTGTGATTGTTTTACAACTTCTGATTCATTTGTCAATGGGGAAATAATGAGGAATCGTAAACAGCagtaaacagtcaaactactcaCAAACAACTGTGTTTATGACAGTGCATGGAAATGAAAATCTATAATAGAATATCAGACTGCAGCATCAATCAGCATAACAGCTCATTTTACAGCTGAAAATAAGGTTCCAATGAGCGTGCGTAATCTTACATGAAAGAATAATGTCAACAGGATATATTACATGGGGATACATTACTATAGTAAAAGCTAGAGTATACTACAGTGTTTATTATAGCTTATCACgtcactatagttaatactactacagtatgctggagcattcattacCAGTGTTGTAAATGTTATAACATATACTTTACTATGGTATAGTTCAGAAACACtgcagtatttactgtaaatgactATAGAATGAGGGATAAGAGTTTACAGTGGAGCAGGCTGTAATGTCAGTCCCAGATGAATGCTGCTGTTTGGCTCCCTCTAGTGTTACACTGTggttattaaatgttaataaagagcagaagttacacacacacacacttacactgctGAACAACATGCGTGTAAAAACCAGTGCAGAACAAAACATATCAGTGCAGTAAAATCACTGATGCGGGAACTACATCGCCTTGaaaagcttgtgtgtgtgtgtctgcaggtgaTGATCTGATGAGGTGTGTCGACCTGTACAATCAGTGCCAGTCCAAGTGGTTTGAGGAGATGGTGACCAGCAGTctggtaaaacacaaacacaaacacacacacactgcatttcaCACTCATATGCTCATAAACACCCGTTCTTATATcatatattaaacataaatatccTGACATGTGCTGTACATATACAAACACTCACTCCCATTcatacattcactcacacacaccaaacatatTCACACAGAGAGAGAAGCCACTTCCTCTTTAACAGGCATTTAGATCAAAGATTGACTGGCCTATAAtatctgtgtgtgtctgcaggagCTGGAGCGTCTGGAGATGGAGCGAGTGGAGATGATCAGACAGCATCTGTGTCAATATACAACACTACGACACGAAACAGACATGTTCAACCAAAGCGTGAGTTCAGCTGCATTCACACTCATCACTGGGCTTTAATTCAGATTATCTGTCAATAAACAACACTAGAACACCAGACAGACACCATCAGCCATATTGACACTCATTACTGGTCGTTCTAGACTAGTGTTTGCACAGCAGATGgcgatctaggctagtttataatagGGCTCAGAATCAGAGAAGGTCTCAGAATTGAGTCATGATTTCTCCATCTGATTTCTCAGATCATAAATGCATGTTTCAGGGCACAGTTGATCCTGCATGTGGTTTTCTGTATGTATTGTGTGCTATTGTAATGCGCTGCTGTTCATGTTCAGACAATAGAGCCGGTGGACAAACTGCTGCGCTGCGTGGATCCGGCCAGAGACAGAGAATTATGGGTAAAAGAACACAAGACTGGCGAGGTCAGACCAGTGGACATGGAGATctgagacacacaaacacaaactaaacCAATGCACATGTCAAGACTGAGGAACTAACGACACGACGCACCAACTGAACTTCCACTGAGAGGAAATGAAGAGACTGTGCGGATATCAGAGGATTAAAGCCATGCACTGATCTGAAAACAGTGTTCAACAGGACGTCACTCATCTGAAAAACAGTACTAATGTAGAAATGCTGCTCTTACATTCAAATAGTGCAACCTCTTTCAATTCTGCAATGCCAAAATGCCTTTCCCACATAGAGGTTTTGTGTTGCAGCTGAAACCTCTAATTCCTAAATGTATttatcaattattcatttatagtaaatatgctAATCTGTCGTTGAACCATGCTGTAGTAacgtgtattatactgtacatataaacatctatgttaatgaatgctacagcctACTGAAattattaactatagtgaactggtAAATTGTagaaaatactgtagtatacttgtAGGATacacagtaaactgtggtgtattcatattgcaacacCCAATAGTTGCAGAAAATcggtagaatcaccacaacagatcaattactacagttgctgtgttaccatagcaactgtagaatcaccacaacagatcaattactatagaagttgttaccatagcaactgcagaatcttTAGaatagttcaaaaacactatagtattttctataaatttgtacagtattttttcttACATAGAGGTTTTgtgttgaaatatttaaaaatgcaaggtGTTTTCTTCTTATCAagcattgaatatttttttaagtagaaATGAGCAAAATAATCGAGAGTTTCTAGcttgaaaataatattatttggCTCACCTCactgcttgttttaagaaatcttcttattattattttttctcctATCTAGAAAGTGCtcttttagacatttggactagaaacaagacaacaccTCATATGTGAAAGGCATTTTGTTTGCAGTGTGTACTAATCAATGCATCACTTTCCATAACGCTGATATGAATTGAATATTTACCCAACATAACATGTTGGACTCTTTGGACATTACAAAGAGTGCAGTTTCTCAGCGAGATGGACatggaaaataaaattaatcatatttGTCCTGCTGTCCTTTGGACTGGATATGAGAAAATCAGATGAAGATAACAATATACATCATATTGTCAAATATTTTCAGAACTATTaatagttcatatatatatatatatatattgatcacATGGGATTTTTCTCACCATATTTAAAACTTTCTGAATAAATGTTTGATAAAGAATGtagaaatatgaaataaacattAATGTGATATAATTATGATTacataaaatattgctaaataaaaagCTGAATGTAAACACTGTATTATCTCTGCATTCAGTAATTCCGTCTGCAGATTTTGCTCTAATGATGGActaatattactgtaaacagtgtactTTGCAAGGCCATAAAATTAACTATGTATGAAATAATACTATTTGttgtcatattgcacagctcTAATATCAATAGTTTAATTAAAGAGCAATAATGTTGCTGGTAATGTTTGCAAAATATGAGCAAATCCTAAACATATCTATATTTATTAGTCCAGAAACAGAAATGATCTGTTGATTCACAATACCGTGATGGACTCAGGCTTTACATCACTCTCATACCCAAAAAGACAAATATACACAGGCACATGTGAAGACGCTTTACTTTACTTTGGTTTTCTGTCAGGATGTTTGAATGCATAAATATACAGACGTCTCCAACTGTCATTAATACTGTTTCCCTCTACTGTAGAACGAGATGTATATAGTGATGGAGCTACAGATAATATATTGAATGATTCTGCATAATGCTTATTTTTATACCCAATCAATTAACAGCTTTTCTAAAATGACTGTCGAGATGTTCCAGCTGGATTGACTATGTTTCTGAAGATGCACTAATAAAAGCATGCCTGTGAATTACCCATGGATATCACACTGTTTGATGTCTATACTgtttttttgaaccatactaaagtaaAGTGTGTTATAATCTTTTGCTGTAATATATACTGCAGTACACTTTAGATTTACttcagtaaactgtggtgtgttATAGTACAATGTACCCTATAGTTGTGGAAAACTAAAGTATTGGttcagttgtgttaccatagcaactgtagaatcacagcaacagatcagttactatagtgtttgtgtcaccatagcaactgtagaatcaccacaacagatcaattactatagttgttgtgttaccatagcaactgtttaatcaccacaacagatcaattactatagttgttgtgttaccatagtgactgtagaatcactacaacagatgaattactatagttgttgtgttaccatagcaactgtagaataactCGAGTGCTTCACTTCAGTATGTTCATCAGcactacagtatttcctataaatacCAAACTAATGcaaacactgactcacataacaGATCAAATGACTGAATATCCATTCAACACACTGTTCTATTTTCCATGATAGGTTATTCAGGCAGTTGAATGTGGGCTTTGATTATGACGTATAACTTGTATAATTCTTTTGATTCTCTGTTTATTTACCTTAAACTGGAACAACATACAGCAGATGAACAATTTACTTTGAACCTAaatcattattaatgtaaaacaaGGCAGATGTGATAGGGAACTGTTGATTCTGTTGATAATTGTTGTTTCAATTATTGTTCAACTTTTTAAGCCACTAGCAGAGTTGAGATTTTCCATCATTTCGGTCTTTAGCTCCAGATGCTAACCTCAATCCTGACTCCACACCACACGACGTGTATAAAACACGATGTTCTGCATTATTGTCATCATCGTACTGTTTTAAAGAGTGAACTGACAGAGTGCCTCAGTGCCTGCCAGAGTTTATCAATCAGGTTTACAGATTGATCTGCCGATGGAACAGAGCTGACCAGAACATGAAGTGTGACACTAAatgtgtttattaacaactgaAATATGAATAATACAGGAAATAGATGTTTCAGGGAAAGGTACACACAGAAGATGAAAATAAGACAATTATTTGATGATAATTAAAGCTGAATATAGATTCACACTGTCAAATACAGCTCTAGCGGTCTCTTTAAGATAATATTTTCAAGACGAAATGTCTCTAAATACTTATACAAACATTTTCTTTAGAGATAATTTGTGTTATTACTGGAACTGCCTCATGACAGGGTTATTTGCAGATGCAAACCTGCAACCACACAGATGCTTGTGTCTTATAAATCTGAATCTTACATTCTATAAAAGTATTTTTCTTTATAAAGTCAACAAAACTGTTCCGTAGTAAAACTGCCATAAGAATAAAGTCGGGAATATTACACAGAGATGAACTTGTTTTCTTGATAGTAATAAATGATGTAACACTGAACAGATATGCTTGTTTACATGTTTAGATTCAGAAGATTCATGCACTTAATTTTTTCAGTTTCAGGATGTGAAAGAGGATTGATGACTCGAGGCTCTATTTATTGATTCTTACGTTTAGCTTCTCTTTTCTGAATCCAGAATATGATAAAAAGATTCACACCTCCTGAACTCCAGGACGAAATAAAAAGAGTCATATGTTTAGCTTCTTTTGTTCTGACTCCGGCACGCTCTAATCGATCATCAGTTTCTTGATGGAGTTCAGGTATGTGGGAATGAGTGAGCTGATGGACTCGTCATCATCGGTGACCTTCTCACCTCTGCCCTCTGACCCCACTGAACTAGGTGACCTCAGCAGACCGGCATATGGCGTACTGTAACCctgagaaaacacacagacagcggagattactgaacacacacacacacacacgctccagGCAGACAGAGCAAAGTCTTGAATATTCTTATATATTATGCaatgagaaaacacacacacacacacacattacaagaTGCAGACAGATGAGACAGCCGTCTGTTCACAGCCATCAGAACACAAAACAgaacacaaaatgcaggatatacagattatacaCTTCTAAATGGCTTGAGgtctgtttatttgtattttttgttagtttaacgTGTATATTGTGGAATTAGCcgcatatgtttgtaatgaggcaacaaacacatgtagactgagtttaaagggcacctattaggCAGAAATGACTGCTTGATTTAaccccagcagtgtgtgtgtgtgtgtgtgtgtgtgtgtcagcagtgtgtgtgtatctccagCAGTCTCTGATGCTCAGCAGTACTGAACTGTGTTTGGTCTAGTCAGGCTTGATGCAggaacactgtgattgacattctcctgctgtacgtgtcatcagagggggaaagccccgcccactagtgcccatctctccctcattagcataaacatatgtgtgtgtgtgtgtgtgtgtgtgtgtgtgtgtgtgtaagacaaagagaaagagagaaagctgGTATTGACATGGGCTGTGGAgcatcagagcagagctcattaatattcatgaccattccaaatatggtcaaagctTAGCTGTTCATACTAGGGATGATCCCCGTGGTTATAAATGAGCAGATAGAAGTGTTTCTGGAGAACTGTGCTTGCTGACGGAGACTCACAGACGAGTAGCCCTTGCCGAAGCTGCCTCTGTTCTTGGTCCTGATTTTAGTGAGCGCAGA contains:
- the gas7b gene encoding growth arrest-specific protein 7 isoform X2, coding for MSGSFCRSLYAFTGEQHREGLSFQPGELILITQAPEGGWWEGEKDGARGWFPSTYVQMECVVDEPLPRHWRSYISPQGRQYYVNTISHETTWERPSSTPGTPKTPLKHTHSSGTVNGFHANGSPLHQTEASHVLMRKTSTDQQSPVSTSPIRKHESPSTVTMNSVTFPLPLHMSEQQLLKPDEWSYCDYFWADRKEVQGNSSGFEVLLQKQLKGKQMQKEMAEFVRERIRIEEEYAKNLSKLSQTPLAAQEEGTLGEAWTQLKKSLTDEAEVHLKFSSKLHSEVEKPLLAFRENFKKDMKKFDHQMSDLRKQLSSRHAAVEKARRALADRQKDLESKTQQMEIKVNSKTEEDIKKARRKSTQAGDDLMRCVDLYNQCQSKWFEEMVTSSLELERLEMERVEMIRQHLCQYTTLRHETDMFNQSTIEPVDKLLRCVDPARDRELWVKEHKTGEVRPVDMEI
- the gas7b gene encoding growth arrest-specific protein 7 isoform X1 translates to MSGSFCRSLYAFTGEQHREGLSFQPGELILITQAPEGGWWEGEKDGARGWFPSTYVQMEQCVVDEPLPRHWRSYISPQGRQYYVNTISHETTWERPSSTPGTPKTPLKHTHSSGTVNGFHANGSPLHQTEASHVLMRKTSTDQQSPVSTSPIRKHESPSTVTMNSVTFPLPLHMSEQQLLKPDEWSYCDYFWADRKEVQGNSSGFEVLLQKQLKGKQMQKEMAEFVRERIRIEEEYAKNLSKLSQTPLAAQEEGTLGEAWTQLKKSLTDEAEVHLKFSSKLHSEVEKPLLAFRENFKKDMKKFDHQMSDLRKQLSSRHAAVEKARRALADRQKDLESKTQQMEIKVNSKTEEDIKKARRKSTQAGDDLMRCVDLYNQCQSKWFEEMVTSSLELERLEMERVEMIRQHLCQYTTLRHETDMFNQSTIEPVDKLLRCVDPARDRELWVKEHKTGEVRPVDMEI